A stretch of Lathyrus oleraceus cultivar Zhongwan6 chromosome 6, CAAS_Psat_ZW6_1.0, whole genome shotgun sequence DNA encodes these proteins:
- the LOC127097353 gene encoding pentatricopeptide repeat-containing protein At4g14850 — MNLHPQNLLGSLLESSVSTRCSILGRAVHAHIIRTHDTPLPSFLSNHLVNMYSKLDLLNSAQHVLSLTHLPTVVTWTSLISGCVHNRRFLAAILHFTNMRRDSVYPNDFTYPCVFKASASLNMPMTGKQVHALAFKGGQIYDVFVGCSAFDMYCKTGLRVDACNMFDEMPHRNLATWNAYISNAVQDGRSVDAIGAFKEFLCVHGEPNSITFCAFLNACVDMLRLNLGRQLHSFIVRCGYKEDVSVANGLIDFYGKCGDIVSSDMVFSRIGRRKNVVSWCSILAALVQNHEEERACMVFLQARKEVEPTDFMISSVLSACAELGGLELGRSVHAIAVKACVEENIFVGSALVDLYGKCGSIENAEQVFSEMPERNLVTWNAMIGGYAHQGDVDMALRLFKDMTLGGHGIAPSYVTLVSVLSACSRAGAVKRGMKIFESMRMNYGIEPGSEHYACVVDLLGRSGLVDRAYEFIQNMPIQLTISIWGALLGACRMHGKTKLGKVAAEKLFELDHVDSGNHVVLSNMLASAGRWEEATVVRKEMKDIGIKKNVGYSWIAVKNRTHVFQAKDSSHERNSEIQAMLGKLRGEMKEAGYVPDANLSLFDLEDEEKASEVWYHSEKIALAFGLIALPQGVPIRITKNLRICGDCHSAIKFISRIVGREIIVRDNHRFHRFKDGCCSCKDYW; from the exons ATGAACTTACATCCTCAAAATCTGCTAGGAAGTTTACTAGAATCATCTGTTTCAACTCGTTGTTCAATCCTTGGTCGTGCTGTTCATGCACACATCATCAGAACACATGACACCCCTCTCCCATCTTTCCTCTCCAACCACCTCGTCAACATGTACTCCAAACTCGACCTTCTTAACTCAGCTCAACACGTTCTCTCACTCACTCACCTCCCCACCGTTGTTACTTGGACCTCTCTCATCTCTGGTTGCGTTCATAACCGTCGTTTCCTCGCTGCTATACTCCATTTCACCAACATGCGTCGTGACTCTGTTTATCCTAACGACTTCACGTATCCTTGTGTTTTCAAAGCTTCAGCTTCTCTGAACATGCCCATGACTGGTAAACAAGTTCATGCCCTTGCTTTTAAAGGTGGACAGATATATGATGTGTTTGTTGGGTGCAGTGCTTTTGACATGTATTGTAAAACTGGTCTTCGTGTTGATGCTTGCAACATGTTTGATGAAATGCCTCATAGAAATTTGGCTACGTGGAATGCTTATATTTCTAATGCGGTTCAAGATGGGCGGTCTGTGGATGCGATTGGGGCGTTCAAGGAGTTTCTTTGTGTGCATGGAGAGCCGAATTCCATTACGTTTTGTGCGTTTCTGAATGCATGTGTTGACATGTTGAGGTTGAATCTCGGGCGGCAGTTACATTCGTTTATAGTTCGGTGTGGATACAAAGAGGATGTTTCGGTTGCTAATGGGCTTATTGATTTCTATGGAAAATGTGGGGACATTGTATCTTCTGACATGGTTTTTAGTAGAATTGGAAGGAGGAAGAATGTTGTTTCGTGGTGCTCTATACTTGCTGCTCTTGTGCAAAACCATGAGGAAGAGAGGGCTTGTATGGTTTTCCTTCAGGCAAGGAAAGAAGTTGAGCCGACGGATTTCATGATATCGAGTGTGCTCAGTGCTTGTGCTGAGCTTGGAGGACTTGAATTGGGTAGGTCAGTTCATGCTATTGCTGTTAAGGCATGTGTTGAAGAGAATATATTTGTTGGGAGTGCACTTGTTGACTTGTATGGAAAATGTGGAAGTATAGAGAATGCTGAGCAAGTTTTCAGTGAAATGCCTGAAAGGAACCTAGTCACATGGAACGCAATGATAGGTGGATATGCACATCAAGGTGACGTTGACATGGCATTGCGTCTATTTAAGGATATGACATTGGGTGGCCATGGTATTGCGCCAAGTTATGTGACTCTAGTTTCTGTACTATCAGCATGTAGTAGAGCTGGGGCAGTAAAGAGAGGCATGAAGATATTTGAATCAATGAGAATGAACTATGGGATTGAACCAGGTTCTGAGCATTATGCTTGTGTTGTGGACCTTCTAGGGAGATCCGGTTTGGTGGACCGTGCGTATGAATTTATTCAAAATATGCCAATTCAGCTCACTATTTCAATATGGGGAGCTTTACTCGGGGCTTGTAGGATGCACGGGAAAACAAAATTGGGAAAAGTCGCAGCTGAAAAATTATTCGAGCTCGATCATGTTGACTCTGGCAACCATGTAGTTCTTTCTAATATGCTTGCATCTGCTGGCAG ATGGGAAGAAGCCACTGTTGTCAGGAAGGAAATGAAAGACATTGGTATTAAGAAAAATGTTGGCTATAGTTGGATTGCTGTAAAGAACAGAACCCATGTTTTCCAAGCAAAAGATAGTTCTCATGAAAGGAACTCTGAAATTCAGGCTATGCTAGGTAAGCTCAGAGGGGAAATGAAGGAGGCTGGGTATGTTCCTGATGCCAATCTATCACTCTTTGATTTAGAAGATGAAGAAAAAGCTTCAGAAGTTTGGTACCACAGTGAAAAAATTGCTCTTGCTTTTGGTCTCATAGCTCTCCCTCAAGGAGTGCCTATAAGGATCACGAAAAATCTTAGAATTTGTGGAGATTGTCATAGTGCCATTAAGTTCATCTCCAGAATTGTTGGAAGAGAAATTATTGTGAGAGATAATCATCGTTTTCATCGATTTAAGGATGGTTGTTGCTCTTGTAAAGACTATTGGTAA